A part of Primulina eburnea isolate SZY01 chromosome 10, ASM2296580v1, whole genome shotgun sequence genomic DNA contains:
- the LOC140842594 gene encoding vacuolar protein-sorting-associated protein 37 homolog 1-like isoform X3, translated as MFKNFWNSQEQQSQPRPQEMPTNSWYPPSVVGSPSSSRPATPGAGSSSSSGFTVSRPVDRQNSLVNVSPAEAAGIIASLKDKSVDELRKLLSDKEAYQNLLFSLEPVKTQNRVRDELRNETLQLARENLEKEPRIMELRNQCRIIRTTELASAQEKLHDLEGKKEETMKYYSPSSLLHRLQGTDVFLKTMPTVFKETGN; from the exons atgttcaaGAATTTTTG GAATTCTCAGGAGCAGCAATCTCAGCCACGGCCACAGGAGATGCCTACAAATTCGTGGTATCCCCCTTCTGTTGTTGGTTCACCAAGCTCTTCACGCCCGGCGACGCCTGGCGCTGGCTCCAGCAGTTCTAGCGGTTTCACTGTGTCAAGACCTGTAGATCGACAAAACTCTCTGGTGAATGTTTCACCTGCAGAAGCCGCAGGCATCATTGCTTCGTTGAAAGATAAAAG TGTTGATGAGCTGAGGAAGCTCCTATCCGACAAGGAGGCATATCAGAACCTCTTATTTTCACTTGAACCtgtcaaaactcaaaacagg GTCAGAGATGAACTGAGGAACGAAACACTGCAGCTTGCTA GAGAGAATCTGGAAAAAGAACCACGCATAATGGAGCTTAGGAATCAG TGTAGAATCATTCGAACAACAGAGCTGGCCTCTGCACAAGAAAAACTGCATGATTTAGAGGGGAAAAAGGAAGAAACAATGAAATATTATTCTCCCTCTTCTCTCCTGCATAGACTACAAG GGACAGATGTTTTCCTCAAAACCATGCCTACGGTTTTCAAGGAGACTGGAAATTGA
- the LOC140842594 gene encoding vacuolar protein-sorting-associated protein 37 homolog 1-like isoform X1: protein MFKNFWNSQEQQSQPRPQEMPTNSWYPPSVVGSPSSSRPATPGAGSSSSSGFTVSRPVDRQNSLVNVSPAEAAGIIASLKDKSVDELRKLLSDKEAYQNLLFSLEPVKTQNRVRDELRNETLQLARENLEKEPRIMELRNQCRIIRTTELASAQEKLHDLEGKKEETMKYYSPSSLLHRLQAAMNETEEESDAFHRQLLDRENDLPAFVQKYKKMRYTYHKRSITHLSARTSSFTA from the exons atgttcaaGAATTTTTG GAATTCTCAGGAGCAGCAATCTCAGCCACGGCCACAGGAGATGCCTACAAATTCGTGGTATCCCCCTTCTGTTGTTGGTTCACCAAGCTCTTCACGCCCGGCGACGCCTGGCGCTGGCTCCAGCAGTTCTAGCGGTTTCACTGTGTCAAGACCTGTAGATCGACAAAACTCTCTGGTGAATGTTTCACCTGCAGAAGCCGCAGGCATCATTGCTTCGTTGAAAGATAAAAG TGTTGATGAGCTGAGGAAGCTCCTATCCGACAAGGAGGCATATCAGAACCTCTTATTTTCACTTGAACCtgtcaaaactcaaaacagg GTCAGAGATGAACTGAGGAACGAAACACTGCAGCTTGCTA GAGAGAATCTGGAAAAAGAACCACGCATAATGGAGCTTAGGAATCAG TGTAGAATCATTCGAACAACAGAGCTGGCCTCTGCACAAGAAAAACTGCATGATTTAGAGGGGAAAAAGGAAGAAACAATGAAATATTATTCTCCCTCTTCTCTCCTGCATAGACTACAAG CTGCAATGAATGAAACAGAAGAGGAATCCGATGCCTTTCACAGGCAGCTTCTTGACAGAGAGAACGATCTACCAGCTTTTGTGCAAAAATACAAGAAGATGCGCTACACTTACCATAAACGCTCTATTACCCATCTTTCTGCAAGGACATCATCATTCACGGCTTGA
- the LOC140842594 gene encoding vacuolar protein-sorting-associated protein 37 homolog 1-like isoform X2 has translation MPTNSWYPPSVVGSPSSSRPATPGAGSSSSSGFTVSRPVDRQNSLVNVSPAEAAGIIASLKDKSVDELRKLLSDKEAYQNLLFSLEPVKTQNRVRDELRNETLQLARENLEKEPRIMELRNQCRIIRTTELASAQEKLHDLEGKKEETMKYYSPSSLLHRLQAAMNETEEESDAFHRQLLDRENDLPAFVQKYKKMRYTYHKRSITHLSARTSSFTA, from the exons ATGCCTACAAATTCGTGGTATCCCCCTTCTGTTGTTGGTTCACCAAGCTCTTCACGCCCGGCGACGCCTGGCGCTGGCTCCAGCAGTTCTAGCGGTTTCACTGTGTCAAGACCTGTAGATCGACAAAACTCTCTGGTGAATGTTTCACCTGCAGAAGCCGCAGGCATCATTGCTTCGTTGAAAGATAAAAG TGTTGATGAGCTGAGGAAGCTCCTATCCGACAAGGAGGCATATCAGAACCTCTTATTTTCACTTGAACCtgtcaaaactcaaaacagg GTCAGAGATGAACTGAGGAACGAAACACTGCAGCTTGCTA GAGAGAATCTGGAAAAAGAACCACGCATAATGGAGCTTAGGAATCAG TGTAGAATCATTCGAACAACAGAGCTGGCCTCTGCACAAGAAAAACTGCATGATTTAGAGGGGAAAAAGGAAGAAACAATGAAATATTATTCTCCCTCTTCTCTCCTGCATAGACTACAAG CTGCAATGAATGAAACAGAAGAGGAATCCGATGCCTTTCACAGGCAGCTTCTTGACAGAGAGAACGATCTACCAGCTTTTGTGCAAAAATACAAGAAGATGCGCTACACTTACCATAAACGCTCTATTACCCATCTTTCTGCAAGGACATCATCATTCACGGCTTGA
- the LOC140842596 gene encoding threonine dehydratase 1 biosynthetic, chloroplastic-like — translation MEALRFSGHAQPPLLTAEFTVNKPFAAVKSTRIKPLIHATLSKSVAEILPALEIPLPRMATLSPPPDSNLGSHMERVSPSSLQCESGYLIQNKNHSDNGAAGNCGLNAMEYLTNILSSKVYEVAYESPLELATKLSDRWGVNVWLKREDLQPVFSFKLRGAYNMMAKLSKEQLEQGVICSSAGNHAQGVALSARKLGCNAIIAMPVTTPEIKWRSVERLGATVVLVGDSYDETQAYAKKRAEEEGRTFVPPFDHPDVIIGQGTVGMEIVRQMKEPLEAIFVPVGGGGLIAGIAAYVKRVSPEVKIIGVEPFDANAMALSLYHGRQVMLDQVGGFADGVAVKEVGKETFNLCRELIDGVVLVNRDAICASIKDMFEEKRSILEPAGALSLAGAEAYCKYYGIKGANVVAVTSGANMNFDRLRLVTELADVGRRREAVLATYMPEELGSFKRFCGLVGPMNITEIKYRYNSDKENALVLYSVGLHTKLELDAMIGRMKSAQLLTINLTENELVKDHLRHLMGGRSNLENELLCRFVFPERPGALMKFLDMLSPRWNISLFHYRAQGETGANVLIAIQVSKNEIDEFKNRANCLGYEYEVETINEAFQLLMR, via the exons ATGGAAGCTCTCCGGTTCTCAGGCCACGCGCAACCCCCACTTTTAACTGCAGAATTCACCGTCAACAAGCCCTTCGCCGCCGTAAAGAGCACACGCATAAAGCCGTTGATCCATGCCACACTGTCGAAGTCGGTGGCGGAAATTTTACCGGCCCTTGAGATTCCGCTGCCTAGGATGGCTACACTGTCACCGCCTCCGGACAGTAATTTGGGGTCTCATATGGAGAGAGTTTCTCCGAGTTCTCTGCAGTGCGAGAGCGGGTATTTGATACAGAATAAGAATCACTCGGACAACGGTGCGGCGGGTAACTGTGGCTTGAATGCAATGGAATATTTGACGAATATATTATCCTCTAAGGTGTATGAAGTGGCGTACGAGTCACCATTGGAGCTGGCCACCAAGCTCTCGGATAGGTGGGGAGTCAATGTCTGGCTCAAGAGAGAGGATCTTCAGCCC GTTTTTTCATTCAAGCTTCGGGGTGCTTATAATATGATGGCAAAGCTTTCGAAGGAGCAACTCGAACAAGGCGTGATATGTTCATCTGCCGGAAATCATGCACAAGGTGTGGCATTATCCGCTCGGAAACTGGGCTGCAATGCAATCATCGCTATGCCCGTTACCACACCAGAGATTAAG TGGAGATCGGTCGAAAGACTGGGTGCCACTGTTGTACTAGTAGGGGATTCTTATGATGAAACTCAAGCTTATGCCAAAAAACGAGCAGAAGAGGAGGGTCGTACGTTCGTTCCACCTTTTGATCACCCAGATGTGATCATAGGGCAGGGCACAGTTGGAATGGAGATTGTTCGGCAAATGAAAGAGCCTCTAGAAGCGATATTTGTGCCAGTCGGTGGTGGGGGCCTTATTGCTGGTATTGCTGCCTATGTGAAAAGGGTCTCCCCTGAAGTAAAAATTATAGGAGTGGAGCCATTCGATGCAAATGCAATGGCATTATCTTTGTACCATGGCCGGCAAGTTATGTTGGACCAAGTTGGAGGTTTTGCTGATGGTGTAGCAGTGAAAGAGGTTGGCAAAGAGACGTTCAACCTTTGTAGGGAACTGATAGATGGGGTAGTTCTTGTTAACCGGGACGCAATTTGTGCATCAATAAAG GATATGTTTGAGGAGAAAAGGAGCATTTTAGAACCGGCCGGTGCTCTTTCTTTAGCTGGGGCCGAAGCTTACTGTAAGTACTATGGAATTAAGGGTGCAAATGTTGTCGCGGTAACTAGTGGAGCTAACATGAATTTTGATCGACTGAGATTGGTAACCGAACTTGCGGATGTTGGTAGACGTCGGGAAGCTGTACTTGCCACTTACATGCCTGAGGAACTTGGGAGCTTTAAGCGATTCTGTGGGCTC GTTGGACCGATGAATATTACCGAAATCAAATACAGATATAATTCAGATAAAGAAAATGCTCTCGTATTATATAG TGTCGGGCTTCACACGAAATTGGAACTGGATGCGATGATAGGAAGAATGAAATCAGCTCAACTACTGACCATTAATCTTACAGAAAATGAGTTGGTCAAAGATCATTTGCGGCATTTG ATGGGTGGCAGATCAAATCTTGAAAATGAGCTTCTATGCCGTTTCGTTTTCCCAGAGAGGCCAGGAGCTTTGATGAAATTCTTGGATATGTTAAGCCCACGTTGGAACATAAGTTTGTTCCATTATAGAGCACAG GGAGAAACTGGGGCAAACGTGTTAATTGCCATCCAAGTATCGAAAAATGAGATAGACGAGTTCAAGAATCGTGCAAACTGTCTGGGATATGAATATGAAGTGGAAACCATTAACGAAGCCTTCCAGCTTTTAATGAGATGA